In Candidatus Rokuibacteriota bacterium, the genomic stretch CTGAAGGCTTCGAGGCGTGGCATGAGATCCCGCAGGCGGATGCCGGTGCTGAACGGCAATACCGTGGCCGGGAGACTTCCGGCCTGAAGGGCCAGGGTTTTCCGCACGGCCACGATCAGGTCCGGCGCCTTCACCTGGTCCAGCTTATTGAGCTTATTGAGCTTCGCGCTCAGGTATTCGGGCGTCCAGTAGCCGAGAATCTCCAAGGCCACCTCGGTCCCGTCTTCGTGAACAAAGACAAAATCGGGAACGAGGAGGGCTCCGCCAGCCTCCAGGATCGCGGCCTCGCGCTTCAGGCGCCAGCCATCTCTTTCGTTCCCGAACTTGCGAGCGAAGGTCTCTTCCAGCGCCGAATCGAAGAGCGCGGGCGCGGGAAGCCGGGAGCGGAGGCCATCGGTGGAGGACAGGTGGAAGGTCAACGGTCGCCAGCCTTTCCGCAGCACGATCTCCGCCGTCATCGTCCACTCCCGAGCCTGAGCCAGGGCTGCCAGAAACCTGGCGAAATCAACCCCATAGGCGTGGGTGCGGCGGAGCACGGAGTTCGGCCCGTCGAAGGTGAGGCGGTACCCGTCGCCCCTCAACCGCTCGACCCGGTGAAGCAGCCGCGAGAGCCGCGCGTACTGGACGATGTGCTTGAAGTCGGCCCGGGCCTCCACCACCACCTGCGTCGCGGAGTAAAGCAGCGCCTGGGCCTGGGCCAGGTCGTAGTCCGCCCGCAAATCGTCGGCGGAGTAGTCAGGCGGAAAGGCGATGAGACGATGAAACTCGGGGTAGTCGGCGTAGAGGAGGGCAACAACCTCGTCGTGACGCTGGGGGGCGGGATCAAATGCCACGCCCAGGAGGGGCCGCCAGCGCTCTGGCTCAAGCACGGGATGGTGGCGGCCGGCGGCCCCGAACACTTTCACCCGTTGCTCAGCCTGGTGCCTGCCGCGAGGCCAGTCGTACGTGGCGACATGATCCAGAAGCTCGATGACCGCTTCCACCCGATCGGGCCGAACGCCTTCGAGAGCCGCGCGGGCGGCGTCGCGCACGCGGCCGAGGCGCTCGCCGACCTTCGCGCGATAGACCGCGACGGCGCGGGCCAGGTGGGGGAGGCAGTCCTCTTCCAG encodes the following:
- a CDS encoding DUF790 family protein is translated as MLTKAHRVYHWDRPSSSISSDRLEEDCLPHLARAVAVYRAKVGERLGRVRDAARAALEGVRPDRVEAVIELLDHVATYDWPRGRHQAEQRVKVFGAAGRHHPVLEPERWRPLLGVAFDPAPQRHDEVVALLYADYPEFHRLIAFPPDYSADDLRADYDLAQAQALLYSATQVVVEARADFKHIVQYARLSRLLHRVERLRGDGYRLTFDGPNSVLRRTHAYGVDFARFLAALAQAREWTMTAEIVLRKGWRPLTFHLSSTDGLRSRLPAPALFDSALEETFARKFGNERDGWRLKREAAILEAGGALLVPDFVFVHEDGTEVALEILGYWTPEYLSAKLNKLNKLDQVKAPDLIVAVRKTLALQAGSLPATVLPFSTGIRLRDLMPRLEAFRRPHRR